The Halomonas sp. KG2 genome contains a region encoding:
- a CDS encoding carbon starvation protein A, translating to MITFIVSILLLVVGYFTYGKFVERVFVTDRKRQTPAFSMRDNIDYVPMNTTRNSLIQLLNIAGVGPIFGPILGALYGPVAFIWIVVGCIFAGAVHDYLTGMISIRNHGAHLPQLAGKFLGKTMKHVVNGFAILLLLLVGTVFVTSPAALLSNMTSLSLTLIILAIFAYYLVATLLPIDKVIGRIYPYFGALLLFSAAGIGIGLVVTGAPIPELSFQNMHPEGAPIFPLLFLTISCGALSGFHATQTPIISRTTQNETNGRKIFYGMMIAEGVIAMIWAAAAMSLFQGEQSLSAVLAAGGPAAVVSEVSISMLGAVGGTLAVLGVIVLPITSGDTAFRSARMIIADYLKVEQKPIIKRILIALPLFVASYALTHMDFTLLWRYFSWANQTTAVIALWVGTMYLVLSRKPYLITSIPAVFMTMATFTYLAYAPIGFGLPLQTSCIVAALGTLVCIALFMKRVRRLSRATFAVDEHADAFGTGQEGQTQTLSTATK from the coding sequence ATGATCACCTTCATTGTATCGATACTGCTTCTAGTCGTGGGCTACTTCACCTACGGCAAGTTTGTTGAGCGCGTGTTTGTTACTGACCGCAAGCGTCAAACACCGGCGTTTAGTATGCGTGACAATATTGACTATGTGCCGATGAACACCACGCGCAACTCGCTTATTCAACTGCTTAACATTGCCGGTGTCGGCCCGATTTTCGGCCCCATTTTAGGGGCGCTTTATGGTCCAGTGGCTTTTATATGGATTGTGGTTGGCTGCATCTTTGCAGGTGCCGTACATGACTACCTCACCGGTATGATCTCGATTCGCAATCACGGCGCTCATTTGCCTCAGTTGGCGGGTAAATTTCTCGGTAAAACCATGAAGCATGTGGTCAACGGCTTTGCTATTTTGCTGTTATTACTGGTGGGCACGGTTTTTGTAACCTCGCCCGCAGCGCTGCTTTCTAATATGACTTCACTCTCTTTAACGCTAATTATTCTAGCAATTTTTGCCTACTATCTGGTTGCTACGCTGCTACCGATTGATAAAGTCATTGGCCGTATCTACCCCTACTTTGGCGCTTTGCTGCTGTTCAGCGCCGCAGGCATCGGTATTGGTTTGGTTGTTACCGGCGCACCGATTCCAGAACTCTCTTTCCAGAATATGCATCCGGAAGGAGCTCCCATTTTCCCACTGCTGTTCTTAACGATCTCCTGCGGTGCTCTTTCAGGCTTCCATGCCACACAAACCCCCATCATTTCGCGTACGACGCAAAACGAAACCAATGGCCGTAAAATATTTTACGGCATGATGATTGCCGAAGGCGTGATTGCGATGATCTGGGCCGCCGCCGCCATGAGTTTATTCCAGGGCGAACAATCGCTGTCCGCAGTGTTAGCGGCTGGTGGCCCTGCAGCGGTGGTCAGCGAAGTATCTATTAGCATGCTTGGCGCGGTTGGTGGCACGCTGGCTGTTCTGGGGGTTATTGTGCTTCCGATTACCTCGGGCGATACCGCCTTCCGCAGCGCACGGATGATTATTGCTGATTATCTCAAGGTTGAGCAGAAACCGATTATTAAGCGTATTTTGATCGCCCTGCCACTGTTTGTTGCTTCTTACGCGCTTACCCACATGGACTTTACCCTGCTATGGCGCTACTTCTCCTGGGCCAACCAAACCACGGCAGTGATTGCACTGTGGGTCGGCACCATGTACCTAGTGCTATCACGTAAGCCTTATCTGATCACCTCGATTCCTGCTGTCTTTATGACCATGGCCACCTTTACCTATTTAGCCTACGCACCGATTGGTTTTGGTTTGCCACTGCAAACAAGCTGTATCGTCGCGGCGCTGGGAACGCTGGTATGTATCGCACTGTTTATGAAGCGTGTACGCCGCTTAAGCCGCGCTACCTTTGCTGTTGATGAACATGCTGATGCCTTCGGTACAGGCCAAGAGGGACAGACCCAAACACTATCGACTGCCACCAAGTAA
- the sodC gene encoding superoxide dismutase [Cu-Zn] SodC translates to MRYSLPLTGIAAGLLLATTAQANEALDVEMHKVNAEGIEQSIGTVAIEHTEHGVLLTPSLTDLEPGVYGFHVHQNASCEPAENDSGEMTAALSAGGHYDPEEAGTHQGPYGDGHLGDLPVLTVNEDGEANLPVLAPRLSMEDMPGRSLMIHAGGDTYSDDPHLGGGGARMACGVVES, encoded by the coding sequence ATGCGTTATTCACTACCGCTAACAGGTATTGCCGCGGGGTTATTGCTAGCAACTACCGCTCAGGCCAATGAAGCGCTCGACGTTGAAATGCATAAGGTCAACGCCGAAGGAATTGAACAGTCTATTGGGACTGTCGCTATTGAGCATACTGAGCACGGCGTGTTGCTTACGCCGTCGTTAACTGACCTGGAGCCCGGCGTATACGGTTTTCATGTCCATCAAAATGCCAGCTGCGAGCCTGCTGAAAACGATAGCGGCGAAATGACAGCAGCGCTGTCTGCAGGTGGTCATTACGATCCTGAAGAGGCCGGTACCCACCAAGGTCCCTACGGCGATGGCCATCTAGGTGATCTACCGGTTCTCACGGTGAATGAAGATGGCGAAGCCAATCTGCCGGTGCTGGCACCCCGCTTGAGTATGGAAGATATGCCGGGACGCAGCCTGATGATCCATGCGGGCGGCGATACGTATTCAGATGATCCCCACTTAGGCGGTGGCGGTGCGCGCATGGCCTGCGGCGTTGTGGAATCGTAA